TTGCTCAGACATTCCGTCGCGAACTAAACGGTTTGTCGTGGTTCGTTTTACACCTTTGAATTTTTGCACCAATATCTCGTCTCCACTGCCGTCCAAGACAATGCGCTCATCAACTTGCTCCCCAACATCCAGCAGAATGCTTGTATATTTCCAACTCTTGCCTTGGCTTTGCATATCCTCTATGAGTTCAAAAAGATCTTCTTCGCTATAGACATTTTGAAACGGATGGAACAGATCATAGCTTTTTGCATAAATGAGGATAAACTCGACGTTTTTCTTCAGCCTTTTATCCTCGCCGCCACCACTTGCACCGGCCGTATTTTTAGTTTTCAAGGCAACAAGATTTATGAAATTACTTCTACCGAAAATCTCATCCATCATCACCTTGCAATAGTTCATCTCCTCATCGTTAAGCTGAACGAAAATAACTCCGTCATCAGCAAGGAGTTGCCGTAACAAAGCCAAACGACTATACATCAGCTTTAGCCAGATTGAGTGTTCAAGATTATCGTCGTACTCGGCGAATGCCTCACCAGTGTTATAAGGAGGATCGATATATATACATTTTACCCGTCCGGAGAACTCCTGCTCCAGGGCTTTCAGCGCAAGGAGATTATCCCCATGGATGAGCATATTGGTGGCGTTGGGATCGCCATAATCATGGCTCGCGTCGTGTAGCAGAATGCGCGGTTCCACGGCGGGCTCCTGTCCCTTGCCAATCCAAGTTAACTCAAGTTTTTGCATCGTGTGTTTCCTCCCTATGCTATCTCGAACGAGAATGTCATTATGCTTTCGAGCGTTGCCTTGCCGTTTAACTGGCGTATGGCTTCGGCTTGCAGGTCAGCGGCGCTCTTCTTTATTTCGTCTTTGCTTTTCAACATTTGCCGCTGTTTCTGCACAATAACCTCGTTCAGTTTATTTATCTCTTCCTGCAAGTCAACAATCTGCTGGAACGTGAGCGAACCGACGTTAGCGGTCATCTGACCTTGTTTCAGCTTGATTTGGCTCCGCAGGTCATTTATCTCACGGCTGAGAGCATCCTCGCAGTCATTACGCCAAGCCTCCAGCTCACCCAACCGCAGAACCAGGCTTTCTTTATTGGCTTCGTCAATCTCGGCGCACTTACGAGCTTGCAGTATCGCTTTGCGCTCATCGAGACGGTCATCAGGCGCAGCAGCTGTGCCAATAACCTCTGCGGGTATTTCCATCATCTGCCCAAATAAGTCGTCGTCAATTTCCACGCCGCTGTCTGTGACCACGCTGATAAGGAGGTGCTCTTCCTTTTCGTTTTCCTTACCGTAATTATAGGTCAGCTTGTCTACCGATACGGCACCGGTAAGCCCGGCGTTGCCATTCCTAAAGAATCCTCTCTGTTCCGCCAATGGCAGGGTGGAATGATTGAAGCGTATCCGTACTGTCGGTGTGGCAAGGGCAGCAGCTGCATCACGCAATTCTGTGTATATCGGTGATTCCGATTCAAGGAACACGCCTGCGTCGCCTGCCTTGGCGTTCTCCCAGGACGGTATGTAGCGCTTGCCCTGATAGTCGAAAGTCCAATCCCTGTCATTGACCCGTGTCGCGCCATGGGCGGCAAAGAGGTCATACTTCCAGCGGTCAAACTGGGCAAGGCTGGCGCGGGTTCTGGTTTCGCAGTCTCGCAGTTTGGCAGTAACGTCTTCGTCAAAGAACTCCATAACCTGCTGAATGGTCTGAGCTCTCTGCTCTTCGATGATATCGGCGTACTGCTGTTGCAAAGCATCAAACGCCCTGTTTATCGTTTCCTCTCCACGGCAATTCTGCACAATGTCGTAAACGGCTCGCTCAAAGTCAATGCCGCGCTCCAACGCACCCAACACCTCATCGGATGATCCGAACACGCCTTCAAACAGCCTGAACTTGCTTTCAAGCAGTTCATATACACGCCTGTCGGCGGCATTGTTCTGGTTCACAAAGTTGACCACAACCACATCATATCTCTGCCCGTACCGATGGCATCGACCGATGCGCTGCTCCACGCGCTGGGGATTCCACGGCAGGTCGTAGTTTACGACCATATTACAGAACTGCAGGTTGATACCTTCGGCAGCGGCTTCCGTCCCGATAAGGATGGTAGCACGGTCGCGGAACTCCTCCACGATGGCCGCTTTCATGTTGGCGGCTTTGGACGGGGTTATCAATCCATCATCCTTATGACGCTCTTTCCATTCAGCATATATGCGCTTGGATATTTCATCGTTATTGGAGCCATTTAAAAGAACGACTTGCCCCTCGTACCCACCCTCATTCAATAGCCCAAGCACATATTGCTGGGTACGGGTACTTTCGGTGAAGATGACGGCTTTGCGGGCGCCCTTCTTGCCATCTACCTGCATAACGCTTTCCTCGGCAAGCGTAAAGCCAGCTTGAAGTGCAGTCAGGAGATCGTCGCCTTTGGCATCATGGCTGATGCTGTCCGCAAGAGCTTTAATGCTCCGCAGCAGTTCCTGTTCCCTTATGATTTCCTGCCTGTCACGCTGTCTGCCCGCATTAAAGGCTTCGTCGTCAGTCTCATCCTCGTCATTGTACTCTTCGCTGTATTCGCCATAGGCTTCAAAGTCTTCGGAGAGATCGGCTTCCAAATTATCGTCGTAGCCTTCCCGTAACGCTTCCAGCTTGTTAATCAGCGATTGCAGGGTCTTGGAAATCGCTGCCGATGACGAGGCGAGAAGTTTACGGATAACCATTGTGACAAGCTGGCGCCCGTTATCCGGCAAAGCGCGAATATGATCACGTTGCAAGTATTCCGACATGCGGTCGTAGAGTTGCTGCTCTGTGTCTCCCGGCGTATAGGGGCGGGTAATAACCTGTCTGCGGGTGAACTTGATGTAGCCTGTTTCGGACACGTCTCGGCGCAGAGTGCGAACGCAAAAGTTCCGAAGCCGTAAGCGAAGGTCAGGTATCGGCGTTGCCGCAAACACAGCGGCATCTCCGAAAATATGCTCGTCGATGATAGTGGCCAAGCCGTACATCTCTTTGAGGTTGTTTTGGAGCGGTGTAGCCGTCAGCAGCAGCTTCTTTCTGCCACCCAAAGCCTGCTTGATGCTCCTGGCGCGGGCGTTGCCAGTCTTCTTATATATGTTGCGAAGCCGGTGTGCTTCGTCGATGATTACCAAATCCCAAAGGATGCTTGATATGCAGTCCCTGCTTGCGGCGGCAAACTCATAGGAGCAAATCGCCACTTTCTTATCGTGGGTGGCTTGTAGGAAAGGGTTTGCCGGAGGTGGTGCGCCTCTGCGACGTTTCGGGCGTTCAATGATGACGCAGGGGATGCTGAACTTCTCCTCCAGTTCCGTCTTCCACTGGATACGGAGGGACGCGGGCAGGATCAGCAGGATTCGCTGTTTGCGTTCAGCCCAAAACTGTGCAAGGACGAGACCCGCCTCTATCGTCTTGCCAAGCCCGACCTCGTCGGCGAGCAATGCGCCGTTGGAGATAGGCGAGCGCAAAGCGAAAAGAGCCGCCTCTACTTGGTGTGGGTTCAGGTCTACCCTAACGCCTGACATAGATGAGGCGAGGGCTTCTATTTCACGCGCGGGGCGCGATAGTGTTAGTTGTTCGGCGAAGTACCGTTTTTGGTGCGGTGTGTAATTAGTCACCCTGTTTTCCTCCATACGATTTACATATTTGCTCACATCATGGACGCATCTCCATTATGTCGGAGATGTCGCAGTCAAGCGCCTTGCATATCCGTTGCAATATTTCAGTGTTCACGTTCTCGTCCTTTCCGAGCTTCGTGATTGATGAGGCGCTTATACCTGCCATCTGACGCAGGTCTTTCTTTTTCAAATCCCTGTCGATCAGGAGTTTCCACAGTTTCTTATAGC
This DNA window, taken from Clostridia bacterium, encodes the following:
- a CDS encoding helix-turn-helix transcriptional regulator, with the protein product MAISYKKLWKLLIDRDLKKKDLRQMAGISASSITKLGKDENVNTEILQRICKALDCDISDIMEMRP
- a CDS encoding SNF2-related protein, whose translation is MTNYTPHQKRYFAEQLTLSRPAREIEALASSMSGVRVDLNPHQVEAALFALRSPISNGALLADEVGLGKTIEAGLVLAQFWAERKQRILLILPASLRIQWKTELEEKFSIPCVIIERPKRRRGAPPPANPFLQATHDKKVAICSYEFAAASRDCISSILWDLVIIDEAHRLRNIYKKTGNARARSIKQALGGRKKLLLTATPLQNNLKEMYGLATIIDEHIFGDAAVFAATPIPDLRLRLRNFCVRTLRRDVSETGYIKFTRRQVITRPYTPGDTEQQLYDRMSEYLQRDHIRALPDNGRQLVTMVIRKLLASSSAAISKTLQSLINKLEALREGYDDNLEADLSEDFEAYGEYSEEYNDEDETDDEAFNAGRQRDRQEIIREQELLRSIKALADSISHDAKGDDLLTALQAGFTLAEESVMQVDGKKGARKAVIFTESTRTQQYVLGLLNEGGYEGQVVLLNGSNNDEISKRIYAEWKERHKDDGLITPSKAANMKAAIVEEFRDRATILIGTEAAAEGINLQFCNMVVNYDLPWNPQRVEQRIGRCHRYGQRYDVVVVNFVNQNNAADRRVYELLESKFRLFEGVFGSSDEVLGALERGIDFERAVYDIVQNCRGEETINRAFDALQQQYADIIEEQRAQTIQQVMEFFDEDVTAKLRDCETRTRASLAQFDRWKYDLFAAHGATRVNDRDWTFDYQGKRYIPSWENAKAGDAGVFLESESPIYTELRDAAAALATPTVRIRFNHSTLPLAEQRGFFRNGNAGLTGAVSVDKLTYNYGKENEKEEHLLISVVTDSGVEIDDDLFGQMMEIPAEVIGTAAAPDDRLDERKAILQARKCAEIDEANKESLVLRLGELEAWRNDCEDALSREINDLRSQIKLKQGQMTANVGSLTFQQIVDLQEEINKLNEVIVQKQRQMLKSKDEIKKSAADLQAEAIRQLNGKATLESIMTFSFEIA